One Methylocapsa sp. D3K7 DNA window includes the following coding sequences:
- the nadC gene encoding carboxylating nicotinate-nucleotide diphosphorylase has product MTLAPLRRILIEPLVRATLLEDLGRAGDLTTDSIIPAGFITRTALVARESGVVAGLDLARLAFELIDPDIALDILLTDGASTTPGQVIARISGPARGILTAERTALNFLGHLSGIASATASIVASVCGTKAKIVCTRKTTPGLRAVEKYAVRAGGGANHRFGLDDAILIKDNHVAIAGGIAPAFRRARAAAGHLVKIEIEVDNLEQLKEALGEGADAVLLDNMDVETLARAVTIVDGRAITEASGRVTPKSAPAIAATGIDLISIGWLTHSATVLDIGLDFET; this is encoded by the coding sequence ATGACTTTGGCGCCTCTCCGGCGAATCTTGATCGAGCCCTTGGTTCGCGCCACGCTGCTTGAAGATCTTGGCCGCGCCGGCGATCTCACGACCGACTCGATCATACCGGCCGGGTTCATTACCCGTACCGCTCTTGTGGCCCGCGAAAGCGGCGTCGTCGCCGGGCTCGATCTGGCAAGACTCGCTTTCGAACTGATCGATCCGGATATCGCACTGGATATTTTATTGACCGACGGCGCGAGCACCACGCCAGGTCAAGTGATCGCCAGAATTAGCGGACCGGCGCGCGGAATTTTGACAGCCGAACGCACCGCGCTCAATTTTCTCGGGCATCTCAGCGGAATTGCGAGTGCAACGGCTTCCATCGTTGCATCGGTGTGCGGCACCAAGGCAAAGATTGTTTGCACACGCAAGACGACGCCCGGTCTTCGTGCGGTTGAAAAATACGCGGTGCGCGCCGGCGGTGGCGCCAACCACCGCTTTGGCCTCGACGATGCCATCCTCATCAAGGACAACCATGTTGCGATCGCCGGCGGTATCGCCCCAGCCTTCCGGCGTGCCCGCGCGGCTGCCGGTCATCTGGTCAAAATCGAGATCGAAGTCGATAATCTGGAGCAGCTTAAAGAAGCGCTCGGCGAAGGCGCCGATGCTGTGCTTCTGGACAATATGGATGTGGAGACGCTCGCCCGCGCCGTCACGATCGTCGATGGCCGCGCGATCACGGAAGCCTCTGGGCGGGTGACGCCAAAGTCGGCCCCGGCGATTGCTGCAACCGGCATCGACCTGATCTCAATCGGCTGGCTTACACATAGCGCCACTGTGCTCGACATCGGGCTCGATTTCGAGACATAG
- a CDS encoding YraN family protein, translated as MTETGRRNRKKAHGLGLRAESLAVGLLRLKGYRILARRYQIREGEIDIVARRGDTVAFVEVKVRPTLDEARTTIGLGKRRRISRAARSWLASNPWAAPLTWRGDAVFLAPWCWPRHEIAVIELDLG; from the coding sequence ATGACGGAGACGGGGCGGCGGAATCGCAAAAAAGCGCATGGTCTTGGGCTGAGGGCCGAAAGTTTGGCTGTTGGGCTTTTACGCCTTAAGGGCTACCGGATCTTGGCGCGCCGCTACCAGATCAGAGAGGGCGAGATCGATATTGTGGCGCGGCGCGGCGATACGGTGGCTTTTGTCGAAGTGAAAGTCAGGCCAACTCTCGACGAGGCACGGACCACGATCGGCCTGGGCAAGCGGCGGCGTATCTCGCGGGCAGCAAGAAGCTGGCTTGCTTCAAATCCTTGGGCGGCGCCTTTAACGTGGCGCGGCGACGCTGTTTTCCTCGCGCCCTGGTGCTGGCCGCGCCATGAGATCGCGGTTATCGAATTGGATTTGGGCTAG
- a CDS encoding peptidoglycan-binding domain-containing protein codes for MRARRQIIMAILMTAAIGAFPAAQAAGFSPATQQAQSKLASLGFHPGSADGFLGPRTITAIKEFQTKSGLPVTGGLDSATLAKLDVVAGSPSPPAEAASQASPTPQSTAVSDWRAAPSQDELDKLTAKVNDPSSPYTDYRPNAPAANLDLPGAAVLAAMKTSSDTFGSGPPGTAKSTPQSHKAMLTCLNTRPTHWPDIAIHYYCQLYQPRACFTYALRGESIPAGKKYPRTGAYQGCAAGKLKDAAAFAFVTKTQPQIFQYVMFGQTNAFKPEQEQAIINAFYGVSNPADPKECRLKRPRRAEDPSDGTHCLANKTMSEHLVGKGT; via the coding sequence GTGAGAGCACGACGCCAGATCATCATGGCCATTCTGATGACGGCCGCAATTGGAGCATTTCCGGCCGCGCAGGCCGCCGGGTTCAGTCCAGCGACCCAGCAAGCTCAGTCGAAGCTCGCAAGTTTGGGCTTCCATCCGGGATCGGCGGATGGCTTTCTCGGTCCCCGTACCATCACGGCCATCAAGGAATTTCAGACAAAATCTGGGCTGCCGGTGACCGGCGGTCTCGATAGCGCAACCTTGGCAAAATTGGACGTCGTTGCCGGGTCTCCTTCGCCTCCGGCAGAGGCAGCGTCTCAAGCGTCCCCGACACCGCAATCCACCGCAGTGAGCGATTGGAGAGCGGCTCCGAGCCAGGACGAATTGGATAAGCTCACTGCCAAGGTCAATGACCCAAGCTCGCCCTATACCGACTACAGACCGAACGCGCCGGCGGCCAATCTCGACCTGCCTGGAGCGGCGGTCCTGGCTGCTATGAAAACCAGCTCGGATACGTTTGGGAGCGGTCCTCCTGGAACAGCCAAGTCCACCCCACAATCCCACAAGGCGATGCTGACATGCCTCAATACAAGGCCGACACACTGGCCTGACATCGCCATCCACTATTATTGCCAGTTGTACCAACCGCGCGCGTGTTTCACTTACGCGCTGCGGGGAGAATCGATCCCGGCCGGAAAAAAATATCCACGAACGGGCGCCTACCAAGGCTGCGCGGCCGGAAAGCTAAAGGATGCGGCGGCCTTTGCATTCGTGACCAAGACTCAGCCGCAGATCTTTCAATATGTGATGTTTGGCCAAACCAACGCTTTCAAGCCGGAGCAGGAACAAGCCATCATCAATGCGTTCTATGGCGTTTCAAATCCAGCCGATCCAAAAGAATGCCGCTTAAAGCGGCCACGGCGCGCTGAAGATCCATCCGATGGAACGCATTGTCTGGCGAACAAGACGATGTCGGAGCATTTGGTGGGGAAAGGCACGTAG
- a CDS encoding L-aspartate oxidase gives MDVSNSAGNCIIVGGGLAGLTAALALAPEPVTLLSKAPLGFEASSVLAQGGVAASLSSDDDFSLHLADTLKAGDGLCDEPVARTILAAAPAAISEMIKCGVPFDRDSQGRLVLGLEAAHSRRRIVHAGGDSSGREIMRALAHKLRETPSVTLIEGLTARSLLVEDNAVTGLLVESESGAGVLAAGRVVVATGGIGGLFQYGTNPAGSWGQGLALAAEAGAAMADLEFIQFHPTALDSRSFPLKLVSETVRGEGAILVDETGHRFMAGIPGAELAPRDVVARAVWRHMAAGHRVFLDARDIPDLDFPRRFPAITGFCESAGIDPVTQPIPIRPAAHYHMGGIAVDIWGRTSIEGLWACGEAACTGLHGANRLASNSLLEAAVCGRLVAEGIKGTALPRPRKPIRARARVAADPSAVRKILSSAAGVLRDGDGLRSAAAELLPLALGEGEASDPARVGLMIVIAALRREESRGAHARTDFPLRAAAGRRSLLCLGDALEAARELVPEAVA, from the coding sequence ATGGATGTCTCCAATTCTGCAGGAAATTGCATTATTGTGGGCGGCGGCCTTGCGGGTCTGACCGCCGCTCTCGCGCTTGCGCCGGAACCGGTCACGCTTCTGAGCAAGGCGCCGCTCGGGTTTGAAGCTTCGAGCGTTCTGGCGCAAGGTGGGGTTGCCGCGAGTCTCTCCTCTGACGATGATTTTTCGCTGCATCTTGCTGACACCCTCAAAGCGGGGGATGGACTCTGCGATGAGCCGGTCGCCCGGACGATCCTCGCCGCGGCCCCGGCGGCGATCTCGGAAATGATCAAGTGCGGGGTTCCGTTTGATCGCGACAGCCAGGGCCGGCTCGTTCTTGGTCTTGAGGCAGCTCACTCGCGCCGCCGCATCGTGCATGCCGGCGGGGATTCGAGCGGCCGCGAAATCATGCGAGCCTTGGCGCATAAACTGCGTGAAACGCCTTCTGTGACTTTGATCGAGGGTCTCACCGCCCGCAGTCTTCTTGTCGAGGACAATGCAGTCACGGGGCTTCTCGTGGAAAGCGAGAGCGGCGCGGGGGTTCTCGCCGCCGGTCGTGTGGTCGTCGCCACTGGCGGCATTGGTGGCTTGTTTCAATATGGCACCAATCCGGCCGGATCATGGGGGCAGGGCTTGGCGCTCGCAGCAGAGGCCGGCGCGGCGATGGCCGATCTCGAGTTCATCCAGTTTCACCCGACCGCGCTCGACAGCCGGTCATTCCCGCTTAAGCTGGTCAGCGAGACAGTGCGGGGCGAGGGCGCCATTCTGGTGGACGAGACGGGTCATCGCTTTATGGCCGGTATCCCGGGTGCTGAACTGGCGCCGCGCGACGTGGTCGCCCGGGCTGTTTGGCGCCATATGGCGGCGGGACACCGGGTTTTCCTCGACGCGCGGGATATCCCGGATCTCGATTTTCCGCGGCGGTTTCCGGCGATCACCGGATTTTGCGAGTCGGCGGGAATCGATCCCGTCACCCAGCCTATTCCCATTCGTCCGGCGGCTCATTATCACATGGGCGGAATCGCCGTCGATATTTGGGGTAGGACATCGATTGAAGGTCTTTGGGCCTGTGGCGAAGCGGCATGCACGGGTCTGCACGGCGCCAATCGCCTCGCCAGCAATTCTTTGCTCGAGGCTGCCGTTTGCGGCCGGTTGGTTGCCGAAGGCATCAAAGGGACCGCGCTCCCACGCCCTCGCAAACCCATTCGGGCAAGGGCGCGAGTTGCCGCCGACCCTTCGGCGGTCCGCAAAATTCTCTCCAGCGCCGCCGGAGTTCTGCGAGACGGCGATGGTTTACGGTCCGCGGCGGCGGAATTGCTGCCGCTTGCCTTGGGGGAAGGGGAAGCGAGCGATCCGGCACGCGTGGGATTGATGATCGTGATTGCGGCGTTGCGCCGTGAGGAAAGCCGCGGTGCCCATGCACGAACCGATTTTCCATTGCGCGCGGCTGCCGGGCGGCGGAGCCTGCTATGTCTCGGCGATGCGCTCGAGGCGGCCCGCGAACTGGTCCCTGAAGCCGTTGCCTGA
- a CDS encoding penicillin-binding protein activator codes for MIRPPSTKPGWQEALRRLRDDFRCGIRLLWLAGFCLPMAACGSMPGHSPSDVVAPGPQAAAPEKSEQIGSGPARVALIVPLTQASGPSVVGTSLRNAAELAYLEAGGNDITLLVRDDHSNPEGARAAAGAAVSEGAEIVIGPLFASSVREVGKVARTAGKPVIAFSTDTSTAGQGLFLLSFLIENYVDRIVDFAASKGKKSIAALIPENDYGRVAEAEFQQAAARDNIRVMSIEHYQSKTMAEAVQKIAALHDQIDALFIPEQADAMEAMSQALAAAGINGKQVQILGTGLWNDARVLKLPALQGAWFAAPENGGFNAFVERYRAKYHTDPTRIATLAYDAVSLAAALAHTQGSQRYSQNVLTNPSGFNGADGVFRFRADGTNERGLSVLQINDDTAAPISQAPHSFSANASAI; via the coding sequence ATGATCCGTCCCCCATCCACGAAACCCGGCTGGCAGGAGGCGCTTCGGCGTCTGCGTGACGATTTCCGCTGCGGCATCCGCCTCTTGTGGCTGGCGGGGTTTTGCTTGCCGATGGCGGCGTGCGGCTCGATGCCCGGACATAGTCCGTCGGACGTCGTCGCGCCCGGCCCGCAGGCTGCGGCGCCGGAAAAAAGCGAGCAAATCGGCTCTGGCCCCGCGCGCGTCGCCCTGATCGTTCCGTTGACGCAGGCCTCCGGGCCGAGCGTTGTTGGGACGTCCCTGCGCAATGCCGCGGAACTCGCCTATCTCGAGGCCGGCGGCAATGACATCACTTTGCTTGTCAGGGACGACCATTCCAATCCCGAGGGCGCGCGCGCGGCGGCAGGGGCCGCTGTCTCGGAAGGCGCCGAAATCGTCATCGGCCCCTTATTTGCGTCGAGCGTTCGAGAAGTAGGCAAGGTGGCACGCACCGCCGGCAAGCCTGTTATCGCCTTTTCGACCGACACCTCGACCGCCGGCCAGGGGCTGTTTCTGCTCTCCTTCTTGATCGAGAACTACGTTGACCGGATCGTCGATTTCGCCGCGTCCAAGGGCAAGAAATCGATTGCCGCACTCATTCCTGAAAATGACTATGGCCGCGTGGCGGAAGCCGAATTCCAGCAAGCAGCAGCGCGCGACAACATAAGGGTCATGAGCATCGAGCATTATCAATCGAAGACGATGGCGGAGGCCGTGCAAAAGATCGCCGCGCTGCACGACCAAATCGATGCGTTGTTCATTCCCGAACAGGCCGATGCCATGGAGGCCATGTCGCAAGCGCTCGCGGCGGCTGGGATCAATGGCAAGCAGGTGCAGATTCTCGGCACCGGGCTTTGGAATGATGCGCGCGTGTTAAAACTTCCGGCCTTGCAGGGGGCGTGGTTCGCGGCGCCCGAAAATGGCGGATTCAACGCCTTCGTGGAACGCTACCGCGCCAAATACCATACCGATCCAACCCGCATCGCGACACTCGCCTATGATGCGGTTTCCCTCGCGGCGGCTCTTGCCCATACGCAAGGATCGCAGCGATATTCACAAAATGTGCTGACCAATCCGTCTGGGTTCAATGGCGCCGACGGCGTTTTCCGTTTCCGGGCCGACGGCACCAACGAGCGTGGTCTTTCGGTGCTGCAAATCAACGACGACACGGCGGCGCCGATCAGCCAGGCACCGCATTCTTTCTCTGCCAACGCTTCCGCGATATAA
- a CDS encoding glycosyltransferase family 2 protein produces MIHSSRWHRNIQRMSAHEVGPTELIRPGLRIAVGIPTAGRRLILADTLAVLARQTRFPEAVLICPAASDDFDASQAAKLPFPVQIVQGSRGLPMQRNAILCAAQQFDVVMFFDDDFFPEPTYLAELEDCLVANPAVLVATGRTLADDIKGPGLTAGEARAVLASFVPSEAAMPLIDQYNAYGCNMAVRLAPVLAHGLRFDENLPFYAWAEDVDFSRQLAAYGQIVKNPRMTGVHLGVKNGRTSGLRYGYSQIANPYYLWRKGTVHAGGVASQMIRNVLANIIKSFNPEPWIDRRGRAFGNLLGLSDFFRGRLDPRRILNL; encoded by the coding sequence ATGATCCATTCATCGCGCTGGCATCGTAACATCCAGCGGATGTCGGCTCATGAAGTTGGCCCGACTGAGTTGATACGCCCAGGACTGAGAATCGCGGTAGGGATCCCGACTGCTGGCCGCCGCTTGATTCTCGCGGACACTTTGGCTGTACTCGCGCGTCAAACTCGGTTTCCTGAGGCAGTATTGATTTGTCCTGCGGCGTCGGACGACTTTGATGCGTCCCAGGCGGCGAAACTGCCCTTCCCTGTGCAGATCGTCCAAGGTTCGCGGGGCTTGCCCATGCAGCGCAATGCGATTCTTTGCGCCGCACAGCAATTTGACGTTGTCATGTTTTTTGATGACGATTTCTTCCCCGAGCCAACCTATCTGGCCGAACTCGAAGACTGCTTGGTGGCAAATCCCGCGGTTCTGGTGGCGACCGGCAGAACACTCGCCGATGACATCAAGGGGCCAGGCCTCACTGCTGGCGAAGCGAGGGCCGTCCTTGCATCCTTCGTGCCGTCAGAGGCCGCGATGCCGTTGATCGACCAATATAATGCCTATGGCTGCAACATGGCCGTGCGCTTGGCGCCGGTCCTCGCGCATGGCTTGCGATTCGACGAAAATCTGCCCTTCTACGCCTGGGCGGAAGACGTCGATTTTTCCCGCCAGCTTGCGGCCTACGGCCAGATCGTCAAGAACCCGCGAATGACCGGTGTTCATCTTGGCGTCAAGAACGGCCGCACCTCCGGGCTCCGGTATGGCTATTCACAGATTGCCAATCCCTATTACCTTTGGCGCAAGGGCACCGTACATGCGGGCGGCGTGGCATCGCAGATGATTCGTAACGTTCTGGCAAACATCATAAAATCGTTTAACCCGGAGCCTTGGATTGATCGCCGCGGCCGGGCGTTCGGCAACCTCCTCGGCCTTTCCGATTTTTTTCGTGGACGCCTCGATCCAAGGCGAATCCTCAACCTCTAG
- the rsmI gene encoding 16S rRNA (cytidine(1402)-2'-O)-methyltransferase translates to MNAGHRDALEHGRAIDGEKSPGAYTAFGLKAEAEPIRPGLHVVATPIGNLGDISFRALATLAAADTIIAEDTRVTKTLLAHYGIATPLVAYHEHNAAVMRPHLLARLAEGAALALVSDAGTPLISDPGFKLVSDALAQNIEVVSVPGASAVLAALVVAGLPTDRFFFEGFLPPKSAARRTRIAELSTIPGTLVFFESARRVAETLSDLAAVLGAREAAIARELTKHFETVRRGLLPELASIVAAEGPPKGEIVVLVGPPGAVPPLAQEDVDARLGKALESLSVKDAAAVVSGETGQPRRKVYARAVELAARER, encoded by the coding sequence ATGAACGCGGGACATAGAGACGCTTTGGAACACGGTAGGGCCATTGATGGTGAAAAATCTCCGGGCGCCTATACCGCTTTCGGTCTCAAAGCCGAAGCGGAACCCATCCGGCCAGGCTTGCATGTGGTCGCGACGCCGATCGGCAATCTCGGCGATATTTCCTTCCGTGCACTGGCAACGCTCGCGGCAGCCGATACGATCATCGCCGAGGATACGCGCGTCACCAAGACCTTACTCGCCCATTACGGAATTGCGACGCCTTTGGTCGCTTATCACGAGCACAATGCCGCGGTCATGCGTCCACATCTGCTTGCGAGACTTGCCGAGGGCGCGGCGTTAGCCTTGGTTTCCGACGCAGGCACCCCGCTGATTTCCGATCCCGGATTTAAACTTGTCAGCGATGCGCTGGCCCAAAATATCGAGGTGGTGTCGGTGCCGGGCGCGTCGGCGGTGCTTGCAGCCTTGGTGGTGGCGGGTCTTCCTACCGACCGGTTCTTTTTTGAAGGATTTTTACCGCCCAAATCCGCCGCGCGGCGCACCCGCATCGCCGAGCTTTCCACCATTCCGGGAACGCTCGTATTCTTCGAGTCGGCCCGCCGCGTCGCGGAGACATTGAGCGATTTGGCCGCAGTGTTGGGTGCGCGGGAGGCGGCGATTGCCCGCGAACTGACCAAGCATTTTGAAACCGTCCGGCGTGGCCTTTTGCCGGAGTTGGCCTCGATTGTTGCGGCGGAGGGACCGCCGAAGGGTGAAATCGTCGTCCTTGTCGGGCCGCCTGGAGCCGTCCCGCCGCTGGCCCAGGAGGACGTCGATGCGAGGCTTGGCAAGGCGTTGGAGAGTCTGTCGGTGAAGGACGCCGCAGCCGTGGTGTCAGGCGAGACCGGCCAGCCGCGCCGCAAGGTTTATGCGCGGGCGGTCGAACTGGCCGCGCGGGAGCGATGA
- a CDS encoding glycosyl hydrolase 108 family protein, which produces MAHDNYPACVAFVRKQEGGNTDTPGDRGGRTGRGGITHTTYDAYRDKKGLPRQDVFLIGDAEIAEIYAIGYWQPIRGDDLATGVDLCIFDYAINSGPAKANWERLQAIAGGAKDPAPLIHKICADRLSFMHSLGSWSRFSAGWGRRVAQCEATALVMAGAPLEPALQAAIAKKGSKAPARTITAGAVAAGSAHHYLIGGAWALAAIIGFVVLASAITAFNTWRQGARVDALSDAVARMKATQAAALAAKTAAGVQADLKAKAISAEQAELDAAKAAIANAEMSPSK; this is translated from the coding sequence ATGGCTCACGATAATTATCCGGCCTGCGTTGCGTTCGTACGCAAGCAGGAGGGCGGCAATACGGACACGCCTGGCGATCGAGGAGGCCGGACCGGGCGCGGCGGCATCACCCACACGACGTATGACGCCTATCGCGACAAGAAAGGCTTGCCGCGCCAGGACGTGTTTTTGATCGGCGACGCGGAGATCGCGGAGATTTATGCCATTGGCTATTGGCAGCCGATCCGTGGCGATGACCTCGCGACGGGCGTCGATCTTTGCATCTTCGATTATGCGATTAACTCAGGCCCTGCCAAAGCCAATTGGGAGCGCCTGCAGGCGATCGCTGGGGGAGCCAAGGATCCGGCGCCACTGATTCACAAGATCTGCGCGGATCGCTTGTCCTTCATGCACTCGCTAGGCTCTTGGTCGCGATTTAGCGCGGGCTGGGGACGCCGTGTGGCGCAATGCGAGGCGACGGCGCTGGTCATGGCCGGCGCACCGCTCGAACCCGCCCTGCAGGCTGCCATTGCCAAGAAAGGCTCGAAAGCGCCGGCGCGCACCATTACCGCCGGGGCAGTCGCCGCCGGTAGCGCGCATCATTATCTCATCGGCGGCGCATGGGCGTTAGCGGCCATCATCGGCTTCGTGGTTCTGGCGTCGGCAATCACGGCATTCAACACTTGGCGGCAGGGCGCACGAGTCGACGCGCTGTCGGATGCCGTCGCGCGCATGAAAGCCACGCAAGCGGCGGCGCTCGCCGCGAAGACCGCAGCCGGTGTCCAGGCCGATCTCAAGGCCAAAGCAATTTCCGCCGAACAGGCGGAGCTCGATGCGGCAAAGGCCGCCATCGCCAATGCCGAAATGTCCCCGTCAAAATAG
- the nadA gene encoding quinolinate synthase NadA — MAMPGLETVPARTPQAEHLYAKVRHAIPAVEWPVHAQDIDAIMTLKRTRNAVVLAHNYQTPEIFHCVSDFVGDSLALAREAMTADADVIVLAGVHFMAETAKLLNPEKTVLIPDLGAGCSLAESIRPEDVRLLRQTYPGIPIVTYVNTSAAVKALSDICCTSGNAKAVIESLGVERVIMLPDEFLARNVAAETNVKVIAWSGHCEVHERFSAGEVRQLREDYPGVIVLAHPECPPEVVAEADFSGSTAAMSSYVNKNRPARVVLLTECSMSDNVAIHYPDLEFIRPCNLCPHMKKISLRNIRRALETMQHEVHIDPAIAVPARRAVERMLDVR, encoded by the coding sequence ATGGCAATGCCGGGTTTGGAAACGGTCCCCGCGAGAACACCCCAAGCGGAGCATCTCTACGCAAAAGTGCGCCATGCGATCCCGGCGGTCGAATGGCCGGTCCACGCGCAAGATATCGATGCGATCATGACTTTGAAGCGCACCCGTAACGCGGTGGTGCTTGCGCATAATTATCAGACCCCTGAGATTTTTCATTGCGTCTCGGATTTTGTGGGCGACAGTCTCGCTCTCGCTCGGGAAGCCATGACCGCCGACGCGGATGTGATCGTTTTGGCTGGCGTTCATTTCATGGCCGAGACGGCGAAATTGTTGAACCCTGAAAAAACCGTGCTCATTCCGGATCTTGGCGCGGGATGTTCGCTCGCCGAATCCATCCGGCCAGAAGATGTACGGCTGCTGCGGCAGACCTATCCTGGGATCCCGATCGTCACCTATGTGAACACCTCGGCTGCCGTGAAGGCGCTTTCGGATATTTGTTGTACTTCGGGCAATGCAAAAGCCGTGATCGAATCTCTGGGCGTTGAGCGTGTGATCATGCTGCCCGATGAGTTTCTGGCCCGCAACGTCGCGGCCGAGACAAATGTAAAAGTCATCGCCTGGTCGGGTCATTGCGAGGTGCATGAGCGGTTCAGTGCTGGCGAGGTGCGCCAGTTGCGCGAAGACTATCCGGGCGTGATCGTTCTGGCGCATCCCGAATGCCCACCCGAGGTCGTCGCGGAAGCGGACTTCTCCGGCTCGACGGCGGCGATGTCGTCCTATGTCAACAAGAACCGCCCGGCCCGGGTCGTGCTTTTGACCGAATGCTCGATGAGCGACAATGTTGCGATCCATTATCCGGACCTCGAATTCATTCGTCCCTGCAATCTCTGCCCACATATGAAAAAGATCTCCCTTCGCAATATCCGGCGGGCTTTGGAGACGATGCAGCACGAAGTGCACATCGATCCCGCAATCGCCGTTCCCGCGCGCCGCGCCGTCGAACGCATGTTGGATGTGCGGTGA